AAAGGAGAAATGAAGCTGTATTCGAAGGAAAGTTCAAAGGCCCTTCTGTCATCTTTCAGTTGGCATTGCAGGAAGTAGAAGCAACCAAGCTGGCTCAAGAAAAGCTGAGAGAGAGTCAAGCAAGCCTAACAGCAGTGACGAGAACTTTGTGGAGACCCCCTAGAATGGATTATATGAAAGTGAATGTTGATGCAACCATGGATAAAAATATGGGAAGGATGGGGATTGACATTGTAGTGAGGGATTGTAGTGGTGAGGTACATGTGGTGGTGGCCTCTCCCAAACAAATAACAAGGACTGCTAATGTAGCTGAGAGCTGGGCCATGCTCCGTGCTATTTAGTTGTGCAGAGAACTAGGCCTCAGACAGGTGCAACTGGAAGGAGATGCGAAGATGGTAGTGGATGCAGTCACTTCAAATACACAAGACTCTTCATGGGATGGACAAGTTATAGAGGACATAAAATCTGTCTTGAAAGCCCAGCCAGGGTGGTCAGTATCGTTCTCGGGTAGAAGTAGCAACAAAGCAGCGCATGAAACTGCAAAACTAGCTTTAACTTTAGGCTCTGAATGTATTTGGGTGGAGGAGGTACCACCTGAGGTCCTGCTTGCTGTTATTTCAGACAAGATTGTTATTGTTGAGTCATATTAATGAAGTActgtttcatttcaaaaaaagaaaaagattcaaataaaaaaatagctagGTGTGAAGATTTGTAAAGGGAAAACAATCCCCGAAGAAGACAACAATAATGGCAAGTACAAGCAATCAAAATATGGGAGCCCAACAATCATTAATTCTTCTTTTCAAtggagaaaattatatttttggtaTGTGAAGATGAtaactatttttctttcaaacgaTCTTTGGAAATATGCAGAAGATAGGTATAAAGAACCGGTGGATGTCACAACTTTGACAAATGCTCAAAAGCAACAATTGAAGAAGTATaggaaaaaagatgcaaaagtCTTAACCTTGATTCAACAAGGTGTTACCAAGACAATCTTCCCAAGAATTATCAATGCAATCAAAGCAAAGGAGGCTTGAGAGATTCTTCAAAAGGAGTATAGAGGCACATTGAAGGTAAGAACTATAAAACgtcaatctttgaaaataaaatttgaaaatatgaagaTTAAAGAAATGGAGTTGTTGAAAGACTAATTTTTTAGACTTATGgaatttttaaatcaaaattcaaatgaatacatatggagaaaatattttggataaagaaaattgttgagaaaatattaattagtttGCCGGAAAAGTTTGAGTATGGAAGAGTTTATGGgttcaattaaaaaatttgagCAAGGCTGAGTAGGCACTCTGAAAAGTCAATTGAAAGTGCATTTCAATCTAAactcaatgttaattcaaaaATTCAAGAAAGAGACTCATTTAAAAGTGAGTTCTCATGAGGTGGAAGACATGGAacaggaagaggaagaggaagaggaagaaccAATTTTGAGAGGAGTGGATGTGGAGTCCATTCAACAAAAATATGGAATTTATAAAAGAAGTAGTCATGACGATAAAGATTGTTGATTCAAGGAAAAACCTCAATGCCATAATTGTAAAAAGTTTTGACATATTAAAACAGATTGTCGCTTAAAAACAAGGAGCAAGCAAATTTTTTTGAAGAACAAGAAAGTGAAGCAAACTTGTTTTATGTTTGTCAAGCAGCATCAGAGCAAAAGAATGATGTGTGGTTTCTTGATAGTGAGTGTAGCAATCACATGACTGTAGATGAAAGTATTTTTGTGGAGATTGATGCTTCTTCAAATTCCCAAGTTGT
This is a stretch of genomic DNA from Carya illinoinensis cultivar Pawnee chromosome 15, C.illinoinensisPawnee_v1, whole genome shotgun sequence. It encodes these proteins:
- the LOC122296661 gene encoding uncharacterized protein LOC122296661 gives rise to the protein MIVDNATCPTCSRGEETALHVLWDCPASVDVWGEGCSPVKKWRRNYADFRTLWFDFQSKLEEGKLHIVTEVLYGLWKRRNEAVFEGKFKGPSVIFQLALQEVEATKLAQEKLRESQASLTAVTRTLWRPPRMDYMKVNVDATMDKNMGRMGIDIVVRDCSGELCRELGLRQVQLEGDAKMVVDAVTSNTQDSSWDGQVIEDIKSVLKAQPGWSVSFSGRSSNKAAHETAKLALTLGSECIWVEEVPPEVLLAVISDKIVIVESY